One window of the Lactobacillus sp. PV034 genome contains the following:
- the cbiM gene encoding cobalt transporter CbiM, whose product MHMPDNYLSPATCGTMFALAAPVVGLSIKKVKVQLNEKKELAPMLGITSSLSFLMMMFNVPVPGGTTAHAVGGTLLAILVGPAAACLSVTVALILQAFLFGDGGILALGANIFNMACVMPFSGYFIYNFLRKHGHPSLGAISGSYIGINLAALFAGIELGIQPLIAHTANNQPLYNPYPLSVTVPAMMVAHLAVAGWIEAFFTYVVYRFVKQVAPQELYGSSSVEVSNTKKTNKLKKYFYYFIIVLLILTPLGLLADGTAFGEWSNSELLENLKQQHLANTLPKGMTHGLNYASPFSDYTIPGTPVSLGYILSGVSAIIIFIIIGKVLTTFYGRKK is encoded by the coding sequence ATGCACATGCCAGATAATTATTTAAGTCCGGCAACTTGTGGAACAATGTTTGCATTAGCCGCTCCGGTGGTAGGACTTTCAATTAAGAAAGTTAAAGTGCAATTAAATGAAAAAAAGGAACTTGCACCAATGTTGGGAATTACATCATCACTGTCTTTTTTAATGATGATGTTTAATGTCCCAGTTCCTGGGGGAACAACTGCTCACGCTGTAGGTGGGACGTTATTGGCAATATTGGTAGGACCGGCGGCCGCGTGTCTATCGGTCACAGTAGCACTAATTTTGCAGGCATTTCTGTTTGGTGATGGAGGTATTTTGGCTTTAGGAGCCAATATCTTTAATATGGCCTGCGTAATGCCATTTAGTGGCTATTTTATTTATAACTTCTTGAGAAAACATGGTCATCCATCTTTGGGGGCAATAAGTGGATCATATATTGGGATTAATCTAGCTGCATTGTTTGCTGGAATAGAGTTGGGAATTCAGCCTCTTATTGCACATACAGCTAATAATCAGCCCTTGTATAATCCTTATCCATTATCAGTGACTGTTCCAGCGATGATGGTTGCGCACTTGGCAGTGGCCGGATGGATCGAAGCCTTTTTTACGTATGTAGTCTATAGGTTTGTTAAACAGGTGGCACCACAAGAACTATATGGTAGTTCCAGTGTAGAAGTAAGTAATACTAAAAAGACAAATAAATTGAAGAAATATTTCTACTATTTTATTATAGTATTACTCATCTTAACTCCCCTTGGTTTATTGGCTGACGGAACTGCGTTTGGTGAATGGTCAAATAGCGAATTATTAGAGAATTTGAAGCAACAGCACTTAGCAAATACCCTACCAAAAGGAATGACGCACGGTTTAAACTATGCCTCACCTTTTAGCGACTATACAATTCCAGGAACCCCCGTATCACTAGGGTATATTCTAAGTGGAGTTTCTGCAATTATTATATTTATCATCATCGGTAAGGTTTTGACGACATTCTATGGACGTAAAAAATAA
- a CDS encoding MgtC/SapB family protein: MNQELDWSLRLLLAAFCGGLIGFERIRSQKEVGTRTHALIALGAALVMLISKYGFFDLLRITHLNWEVDPSRIAAQVVSGIGFLGAGVIINKHNRVSGLSTAAGIWVTGAIGLAYGSGLYVMGVVGTIFVLVTQVLGEKTDTLSIRRDNKISLFIKADMNEKDIEALVNSVGKDFFRNKPRYSLNGYHDGILSFYIRGDLDKGISPASLFTHLTSKKEISVVEKV; the protein is encoded by the coding sequence TTGAATCAAGAATTAGATTGGAGTTTGCGGCTATTATTAGCCGCTTTTTGTGGTGGTTTAATCGGTTTTGAACGTATCAGATCTCAAAAAGAGGTTGGGACAAGAACTCATGCCTTAATTGCACTTGGTGCAGCACTGGTAATGTTGATTTCTAAGTACGGATTCTTTGATCTTTTACGTATCACTCATTTAAACTGGGAAGTTGACCCATCCAGAATTGCAGCCCAAGTAGTAAGTGGTATTGGTTTTTTAGGTGCTGGTGTGATTATTAATAAACATAATCGTGTTAGTGGCTTATCAACTGCTGCAGGTATTTGGGTTACCGGTGCTATAGGCTTGGCTTATGGTAGTGGTTTATATGTTATGGGTGTGGTAGGAACGATTTTTGTCCTAGTAACTCAAGTTTTAGGAGAAAAGACCGATACACTCTCTATTAGAAGAGATAATAAGATTTCATTATTTATTAAAGCTGATATGAATGAAAAAGATATCGAAGCTTTAGTTAATAGTGTAGGAAAAGATTTTTTTAGAAATAAACCTAGATACTCATTAAATGGCTATCATGATGGAATTTTATCCTTTTATATTAGAGGAGATTTAGATAAAGGAATATCTCCAGCATCTTTGTTTACACATCTAACTTCAAAAAAGGAAATTTCTGTGGTCGAAAAAGTTTAG
- a CDS encoding CrcB family protein, translated as MEILINSLAVGVGAFFGGSLRSLLSSVLNQKDVHFRWGTLMANLIGSCFLGIIIGAAQRHEVSNITQLIAAIGFSGGLTTFSTFTSESFKMFKDAAKWRAWLYWCGTAVACIIMFFVGLWIKSFILRKRFMKNGVKLIIIGLGCSLGALVRYYCIDTIGKAFQDPTAIITVNILGCFIMGIFTALGLKKKIGTNVLPFLTTGFCGGLTTFSEFAESTYLIGFTTHPVLVIIYILATMIIGLAALYFGMYVIYGKNIKEVYK; from the coding sequence ATGGAAATACTAATTAATTCTCTTGCAGTAGGTGTTGGTGCCTTTTTTGGTGGCTCATTAAGAAGTCTATTATCAAGTGTATTAAACCAAAAAGATGTTCATTTTCGTTGGGGTACATTAATGGCTAATTTAATTGGTTCTTGCTTTTTAGGAATCATTATTGGTGCTGCTCAACGTCATGAGGTATCCAATATTACACAATTAATTGCTGCTATTGGTTTTTCAGGTGGATTAACTACGTTTTCTACTTTTACAAGTGAATCTTTTAAAATGTTTAAAGATGCAGCTAAATGGCGCGCTTGGCTTTACTGGTGTGGTACAGCAGTTGCATGTATAATAATGTTTTTTGTTGGACTATGGATTAAGTCATTTATATTAAGGAAGAGATTTATGAAAAACGGAGTTAAGTTAATTATTATTGGTTTAGGATGTTCACTTGGTGCCTTAGTTCGATATTATTGTATTGATACAATTGGTAAAGCTTTCCAAGATCCTACAGCTATTATTACTGTAAATATTTTAGGTTGTTTTATTATGGGTATTTTTACTGCATTGGGACTAAAAAAGAAGATCGGTACTAATGTTTTACCCTTTCTAACTACAGGTTTTTGTGGTGGATTAACTACCTTTTCTGAATTTGCTGAAAGTACTTATTTAATTGGATTTACGACACATCCTGTCCTAGTAATCATATATATTTTAGCAACTATGATTATTGGATTAGCTGCTTTGTATTTTGGTATGTATGTGATTTATGGCAAGAATATTAAAGAAGTCTATAAGTAA
- a CDS encoding urease accessory protein UreD, with translation MNEEFDGEVKLSFISRDGKTVAKDTYHTGNSRLSGNIPTTGDIPYYFLITTGGGYVEGEKYLQNISLDDNTHAILTTQAPNYVYKCENNILTTQDDIINVGKNSTLEFYADETIPYRYAYYRQTNKVNLKKGARLILTDGLTSGWSPDEKPFQYREVGIKTEVSIEDKLIYNDFLLVNPEIEKMRELGFFEDKNTFNSVLIIDENSSEELIDELRKYMDSIDTDAIYGISLLESNGLIFRLMGDSAHENRRVMWKFINYYRENIWKEAPINLRKNDHLEVHN, from the coding sequence GTGAATGAAGAATTTGATGGAGAAGTAAAACTTAGTTTTATTTCTCGAGACGGTAAAACAGTGGCTAAGGACACCTACCATACTGGTAATTCCAGATTGTCCGGCAATATTCCTACTACTGGTGATATTCCTTATTACTTTTTGATTACCACTGGGGGAGGTTATGTTGAAGGAGAAAAGTATCTTCAAAATATTTCCTTAGATGATAATACACATGCCATTCTTACCACACAAGCTCCTAATTATGTCTATAAGTGTGAAAATAATATTCTCACTACTCAAGATGATATTATAAATGTTGGTAAAAATAGTACTTTGGAATTTTATGCAGATGAAACGATTCCATACCGCTATGCATATTATAGACAGACTAATAAGGTTAATCTTAAGAAGGGTGCTAGATTAATTTTAACGGATGGATTGACTTCAGGCTGGTCACCAGACGAAAAACCATTTCAATATCGCGAAGTAGGTATTAAAACTGAAGTATCAATAGAAGATAAATTAATTTATAATGATTTTCTATTAGTCAATCCAGAAATTGAAAAAATGAGAGAACTAGGCTTTTTCGAAGATAAAAACACATTTAATTCAGTGCTTATTATTGATGAAAATAGTAGTGAAGAATTGATAGATGAATTGCGTAAGTATATGGATTCAATCGATACCGATGCTATTTATGGTATTTCTCTTTTAGAAAGTAATGGATTAATTTTCAGATTAATGGGAGATAGTGCTCATGAAAATCGCAGAGTCATGTGGAAATTTATCAATTACTATCGCGAAAATATCTGGAAAGAAGCTCCAATCAATTTGAGAAAGAATGACCATTTGGAGGTACATAATTAA
- the ureG gene encoding urease accessory protein UreG, whose product MKRALRIGVGGPVGSGKTQLVERLTRHLNDKYNMAVITNDIYTKWDAEYMADNSVLDKDRIIGVETGGCPHTAIREDASMNMAAIDELEKRFDNDLDIIFVESGGDNLAATFSPELVDFSIYIIDCAEGEKIPSKAGQGMIKSDLFIINKIDLAKYVGADLEKMKKNSEIFRGDGKFVFTNLKTDEGLDKVIDWIQKDCLLEDL is encoded by the coding sequence ATGAAAAGAGCTTTAAGAATTGGTGTTGGTGGACCTGTAGGTTCAGGTAAGACACAATTAGTTGAAAGATTAACTCGTCATTTAAATGACAAATATAATATGGCAGTTATTACAAATGATATTTACACAAAATGGGATGCTGAATATATGGCAGATAATTCTGTTTTGGATAAAGACCGTATCATTGGCGTCGAAACTGGTGGTTGTCCTCATACCGCCATTAGAGAAGATGCTTCAATGAATATGGCAGCTATTGATGAACTAGAAAAGCGCTTTGACAATGATTTAGATATTATTTTTGTCGAAAGTGGTGGTGATAACTTAGCTGCTACTTTTAGTCCAGAATTAGTTGACTTTTCAATTTATATTATTGACTGTGCTGAAGGGGAAAAGATTCCAAGTAAAGCAGGTCAAGGTATGATTAAGTCTGATTTGTTCATTATTAATAAGATTGACCTTGCTAAATATGTAGGGGCAGATCTTGAAAAAATGAAGAAAAATTCTGAAATCTTCCGTGGTGATGGTAAGTTTGTCTTTACCAATTTGAAGACTGATGAAGGTCTAGATAAAGTTATTGATTGGATACAGAAAGACTGCTTATTAGAGGATTTATAA
- a CDS encoding urease accessory protein UreF — protein sequence MDNKKIDKIVDHLEVMQICDSTFPIGTFNHSFGMENYLRNQKINGAAEFEVWLKNYYLSQFKYGEGLLTLLTYHALKNDDYEEILKMDNIITRSTAARETRNAAKLIANQMIILIEKLYGDKIPFLKKYQDDIKDGKAFGNPAIAFTMLAHYKHISITESYFMYGYSVASTLVQNAVRAVPLGQREGQLVLNKIIKLLGKLFKEEKNLDVSYLGANSPGLEMAQINHEAQPTRLFMS from the coding sequence ATGGACAATAAAAAAATAGATAAAATCGTTGATCATTTAGAGGTAATGCAAATATGTGACTCGACCTTCCCAATTGGTACGTTTAATCACTCTTTTGGAATGGAAAACTATTTGCGGAATCAAAAAATAAATGGTGCAGCTGAGTTTGAAGTTTGGTTAAAAAATTATTATTTATCACAGTTTAAGTATGGAGAGGGTTTATTAACCCTCTTAACTTATCATGCGTTAAAAAATGACGATTATGAAGAAATCTTGAAGATGGATAATATCATAACCAGATCTACTGCAGCTAGAGAAACAAGAAATGCGGCTAAACTTATTGCCAATCAAATGATAATTTTAATTGAAAAACTTTATGGTGATAAGATTCCATTTTTGAAGAAATATCAAGATGATATTAAAGATGGGAAAGCTTTTGGTAATCCAGCAATTGCATTTACAATGCTTGCACATTATAAGCATATTTCCATTACTGAAAGTTACTTTATGTATGGTTATAGTGTTGCGTCAACATTAGTACAAAATGCCGTAAGAGCAGTACCTTTAGGTCAACGTGAAGGACAACTTGTTTTAAATAAAATTATTAAATTACTAGGAAAATTGTTCAAAGAAGAAAAGAACTTAGATGTTTCATATTTGGGTGCTAATAGTCCAGGTTTGGAAATGGCACAAATTAATCATGAAGCACAACCAACGAGGTTATTTATGTCCTAG
- a CDS encoding urease accessory protein UreE, with product MILTEIYRNVDDIPKIDSYHIETAVVKSDDLLKSILRVKSDHGNEYGIRLENKNDVLENGSAFLLGDKHLLVLSVLADEAIVIRPKDIDQMGVIAHLLGNLHKPVEVKNGEITLLLDKVVVNTLEKENIDYSIEKIKFDKPLKYVDLSNGQ from the coding sequence ATGATTTTAACTGAAATATATCGAAATGTAGATGATATTCCTAAAATTGATTCATATCACATTGAAACTGCAGTAGTTAAAAGTGATGATTTATTAAAATCAATTTTAAGAGTAAAGTCTGACCATGGAAATGAATATGGTATTAGATTAGAGAATAAAAATGATGTCTTAGAAAATGGAAGTGCATTTTTGCTAGGTGATAAACACCTTTTAGTCTTAAGTGTACTTGCAGATGAAGCAATTGTAATTAGACCTAAAGATATCGACCAAATGGGTGTAATTGCTCACTTGCTAGGTAATTTACACAAGCCCGTTGAAGTTAAGAATGGGGAAATTACGTTGCTCTTAGATAAAGTAGTCGTAAATACTCTGGAGAAAGAAAACATTGACTACTCTATTGAAAAGATTAAGTTTGATAAACCTCTAAAATATGTGGATTTAAGCAATGGACAATAA
- the ureC gene encoding urease subunit alpha: MSFNMDHKQFAQMFGPTKGDSIRLGDTNLFAEVEKDLTVHGDESKFGGGKVLRDGMGVNATEKRSDNPLVADTIISDAIIIDYTGIYKADIGIRDGKILAIGKGGNPDIMDDVDFVVGASTEAISGEGMIVTAGGIDLHVHYLSPFLTHAALDNGITTLFGGGTGPADGSRSATTSPGKFYVHRMLEAFDHTPLNIGVLAKGSGDSPELIGEQIEAGAAGIKTHEDWGATAAGINNSLKAADKYDVQFAVHTDSLNEGGFVENTIDAFEGRTVHTFHTEGAGGGHAPDIMVVAGQNNVLPSSTDPTNPYTSNVMSELFWMTMVCHNLDPKVPEDVAFAESRIRKQTIAAEDILQDVGALSVMTSDAMAMGRVGEVVMRSWQLADKMKAQRGPLEGDSEHSDNNRIKRYIAKYTINPAIMNGMSDYIGSIEVGKFADLVIWDPKFFGTKPTMVLKGGMISYGEMGDASSSLPTPEPVLMRDLYAAHGKAAYHTNITFVSQYAYDHGIKEELGLDKIVLPVHNTRNLTKRDMKLNNYLPKTIKIDPQTFNVYVDDKLITCEPVPRVSLAQRYYLF; the protein is encoded by the coding sequence ATGAGTTTTAATATGGATCACAAACAATTTGCGCAAATGTTTGGACCAACTAAGGGCGATAGTATCCGTTTAGGTGATACTAACTTATTTGCGGAAGTTGAAAAAGACTTAACTGTACATGGTGATGAAAGTAAATTTGGTGGTGGTAAAGTTCTTCGTGATGGTATGGGTGTAAACGCCACTGAAAAGCGTTCAGATAACCCATTAGTTGCAGATACTATCATCTCTGATGCAATTATCATTGACTACACCGGTATTTACAAGGCTGATATTGGTATTCGTGACGGAAAGATCCTTGCTATTGGTAAGGGTGGTAACCCAGATATCATGGATGATGTTGACTTTGTTGTCGGTGCAAGTACTGAAGCCATTTCTGGTGAAGGTATGATTGTTACTGCTGGTGGTATTGACCTTCACGTTCACTACCTATCACCATTCTTAACTCACGCTGCTCTTGATAACGGTATTACTACTTTATTTGGTGGTGGTACTGGTCCTGCTGATGGTTCACGTTCAGCAACTACTTCTCCAGGTAAATTCTATGTTCACCGTATGCTTGAAGCTTTTGATCACACTCCTTTAAACATTGGGGTATTAGCAAAAGGTTCCGGAGATAGTCCAGAGTTAATTGGTGAACAAATTGAAGCAGGTGCCGCAGGTATCAAGACTCATGAAGACTGGGGTGCAACTGCTGCAGGTATTAATAACTCACTTAAAGCTGCCGACAAGTACGACGTTCAATTTGCTGTCCACACCGACTCACTTAATGAAGGTGGATTCGTTGAAAATACTATTGATGCCTTTGAAGGTAGGACTGTCCACACATTCCACACTGAAGGTGCCGGTGGTGGTCACGCTCCTGACATCATGGTTGTTGCTGGTCAAAACAATGTTTTACCATCTTCAACTGACCCAACTAACCCATACACTTCTAACGTTATGAGTGAATTGTTCTGGATGACTATGGTTTGTCACAACTTGGATCCAAAGGTTCCAGAAGATGTTGCTTTTGCTGAATCACGTATCCGTAAGCAAACTATTGCTGCCGAAGATATTTTACAAGATGTTGGTGCATTAAGTGTTATGACTTCTGATGCTATGGCAATGGGTCGTGTTGGTGAAGTTGTGATGCGTTCATGGCAATTAGCTGACAAGATGAAGGCTCAACGTGGACCATTAGAAGGCGATTCAGAACACTCAGATAATAACCGTATTAAGAGATACATTGCTAAATACACTATTAACCCAGCAATTATGAACGGTATGTCTGATTACATTGGTTCTATTGAAGTAGGTAAGTTCGCTGACTTAGTAATTTGGGATCCAAAATTCTTTGGTACTAAACCAACAATGGTTCTTAAGGGTGGAATGATTTCTTACGGTGAAATGGGTGATGCTTCATCTAGTTTACCAACTCCTGAACCTGTATTGATGCGTGACTTATACGCAGCACATGGTAAAGCTGCTTACCATACAAATATTACTTTTGTTTCTCAATACGCTTATGACCATGGTATTAAAGAAGAACTTGGCTTGGATAAGATTGTTTTACCAGTTCACAACACTCGTAATTTAACTAAACGTGATATGAAACTTAATAACTATCTTCCAAAGACTATTAAGATTGATCCACAAACATTTAACGTATATGTAGATGATAAGTTAATTACTTGTGAACCTGTACCAAGAGTTTCATTAGCACAACGCTATTACCTCTTCTAA